The segment CAGTGACTCTGGCCATTCTTCCTTTGACTTCCACAGAAACGGAGGTCCTTGGAACCATCGACTCGTTGACGAAAGATCCGGCTTGTTCTTCCATTTAGTACCATCGTCGGCCACGTTCACCTTCGAGCTTAACCATCTCCATTCCGTAACCTCCGTCGCTTCCAATATTTCTCCCACCCGGAAGGCTACGAACTGAGAGAACCTACGGTGGTCTGAATGAAGCCAACACATAACGTTCCGCGCGTCTGTCCAGAAATATCGACGATTCACTGTGATTGAATGACCTGCCGCAATGCTTTTAGCCAAACGCGTACCAATAACAGCTGCTTCTAACTCCAGGCGAGGAATAGAGACGAATTTAAGGGGGGCTACACGAGTCTTGCTCCCAATTAGCGCGCAATGAACGAGTCCGTTATACTCGAAACGGAAATAGGAAACAGCCGCGTACCCTAGCTCACTAGCATCTACGAATGTATGTAGCTCAATGTTTGTTTCAGCAATGCTCAACTCTGGTCGACAATAGCACCGAGGAATTTCCACTGACTCAAGCTCAGGCAGAATATGCAGCCATGTATGCCATTTATCCAACTCTCGCTCTTCGACCTTTTCATCCCATCCAGTTTTTGTTCTCCACACCTCCTGGATAAGTACCTTCAGATACATTAAATAATGAGCTATAAGACCTAACGGATCGTAGATGGCCATTAACGTTCGAAGTATATCACGCTTGGTTGGATGCTTCCCGCCGGAGAGTAGATCCTTGTTCCGGTCTGTGCAAAGCTTGTATCGAAAGACGTCTTCCGTAGTGCTCCACCACATACCAAGAACTTTGGCCATAGCCAAATCGGAGTTCATGTCCATCGACTTTTCGTGTTTCGGATTTTCGTCCAGACTCTTCAGCACAACTGACGAGTTCGACACCCAATTCCTCATATAGAATCCACCCTGCTGGTGAATGTAGCGGACTTCGTTAGCCAATGTTATTGCCTCCTCTTCCGTATCTACGCTAGTCAACATATCGTCGACGTAGTGTCTATGATGGATAGCGTCGACGGCGGTAGGATACTCCTTCGCAAACCGGCTGGCGTTTTCATTCAAGACGAAGATGGCTGTACTGGGTGAACACGTTGCCCCAAATGTCACCACCTGCATCACGTAGTCACACGGTTCCATTGTTTCTTCGTTAGCACACCACACGATCCGTTGGCTGTCTTCATCTTTGGGCTTCATCCGTATCTGATGAAACATCTCCGCTACGTCACCCCCCAGACCAACTAACCGTTCCCGAAATTTGTACAATACTGGTAGCAGATCGTTCAGTTGATCGGGGCCTTTCATCAATACCGAGTTAAGCGAGACACCACCGAAAGAAGCAGCTGCATCGAAGACGATCCTAACCTTGCCTGGTTTGTTGGGATTAAATACCGGGAATATCGGCAAATACCAGGTTCGGTCCCCAGTTTTCCGTGTTTCTTCGGGAGTATGCTTCCGAATATATCCTTTGTGCTCGTAGTCCGCCATCTTCGAACGTACTATTTTGGATAATTCGGGGTCGCGTTCTAACCTTTTAGTTAAGCAGTGATGACGCCTCAGTGCCATGGACCGGTTGTTAGGCAAGCGCATATCGTCATATTTCCAGAGCAGCCCCACCTGATATCTACCGTTGAGGAACATTGTCGTACTACGCAGTTTTATCAATGCTTGTTCAGCCTCCTTGGATAACAGCTGGTTTTGTCGAGCGCCGATCCCTAAACTATCGAGCGTGAAGTATTGCTTGACTGTCTCATGCAAGAGCTCCTCCGGATCTCCATAGTGGAAGCAGATATAGCTGCACGATGCTGCATGGGTGCTCTCCGGTGCGCACGTCCCGTAAATCGTCCATCCTAAGCGTGTCTTCACTGCAACTGGTTCGTTCTGCCTTCCTTCGCGGCTGTCAAGAGCGTGGACCAGATGCACGTTGTTCATACCAATTAACAGCTTAGGCTGTACGTCATCATAGGAATGTATTGGCAAACCATTGAGGTAGCCATATTTGTCTGCAAGCTTGCGCATGGACAAAGATTGCAATGGGAGCTTGAGTTCTTTGACCGTGTAGACATCAGTCAAGCTATTCTTAGGGCATCCATGATATGTGCCAGAGATGTCAAGGGAAACACGTGTGGCATCTTTTTCGTATCGGCAAGTATCAGCCGTCCAGCGAAGACATAGCGGGTGCTTTTCACCTCGCAAGTTCAACTCCTTCGCCAAGTCTTCCTCCATCAGGGTCAGGGATGATCCGCTGTCTAAAAACGCGTAAGTGTTTACCTTGGCCCCGTTGCTATACAGCGTAACCGGGACGTATTGGAACAGCACGGGTTTGCTGCCCCCACGATGAGTGTTGCAAGGTTTGGCTTCTCGGGAACTGTCGGCGATGGTGTGTTGCAGAGTTCCAGTTTGCTGTTTCGGCCCTTGCGAAGACGTTTCAAACTTGTCCTTGGCATCGTTGTGCATGAGCCGATGATGTTTATATTGACAGCCGTTTTGTCCGCAAAGTTTTCCGGACTGGCACGGACCGCGATGATTACTAAGGCAACTGCGGCATAGCTTGTATTTCCGGAGTATATCCCAGCGATCTGAAAGGCCGGACGAGAGAAACTTCTTGCACTTTTCGACTGCGACACAATCTCTATGGCAAATAAAGCAACTACTAACTTCATGATGCTCAAACGCCTGCTCTGTTTCAGCGTGGGCATTCAGGAAACCATCATCTTTCCGCCCACGGCGAGACTTACTATCGTAAGAGCAGGAGAAGTCTGGCAGTGTAACGGCACTCGCTGCTTCCGCCAGCTTGTATAACCAACCGCTAAAGTCTGACACGGTTACGGATCGAAGAGACTGTCGATGGGTCGCCCAGTTCAGACGGACCATTGGAGGAAGTCGCTTAGTTAAATCGTGCAGGAGAGTAAGGTTGCATAAGTGCTCCTCCAACTCACAGACTTTAATAGTAGCCACCATGTTACGCACAGCCAAGGCAAAGTCAACCAGTGAACCAAGGTGTTCCTCCCTTGGTGAAGGGAGAGCGTTTATCTTTTGTAGTAGCGAATGCACAATAATTTCTGGGCGACCAAAGAGCATCTCAAGAGTGGAGAGAACCTGTTCTAGATTGGTTGGATGCAACAGTTGACATTTAACCGCTTCCAACGCTCTTCCTCGCAAACACTTCTGCAGGCGAGCTAGGTTTTCTTCAGGTGAATATCCACAAAGATTTGTGGAATTCTCATACGTAGCAAAAAACAATGGCCACTCTTCTGGGTCGCCACTGAAGATTGGCAACTCTTTGGCAATTGCCTGTCGCGCGGCGATCTGGCTACTGTTTAGTAACGTGGTCCCTCCAAAGGTGGGAGGAACGTCATAGGACTCATACGGATAATGTTCTTGAGCCATATGACGAGGGCGGCCAGCAAGCGGGGCGAACGCGGAGGTATGTGGATGCTGATGGCGATTTGGCAAGGATGATGACGGAATATGCTCAAACTGCTGGGACCGAGCAAACGATGTGGCGCAAGCTCGCTGCCCAGTTGAAGGTGGGTAACGTGTCGGAATACATGACCGATGGTTTGTCGGAACTGGATCAAACGCTGAAGAATTACAATGGTTTCTGAGCGACTGTGGAACGTTAGCAGGAACACGAATTTGTTGTTCCCTCGTACCTACGACGGGGCCTGACACGTTTCTATTTTGATAACTAGCATGCGGAGCAAATAACGGAGGATTAAAACGGTGATCATTCATTGGTGACGAATGAAAAACAGGAGGATCCCTAACGCTATTACTTTCTCGTATATTAGCACTGCTATTGCATTGACTTGCATGGTTATTGTTCTCTGATGACTCGAACAAGAGCTGATATTTACGCCGTAAAAACTTACGCTCGATGGCTGCTTCTTCTTCCAGCATCTGGATACGTAGTTGAACGGGGAGCTTGCTTACTAAGTCGGGGTCCACATCAACCTCTTGAGAAACTGCATTAGGTTGCGTAACCGGTGGCCGTGGAGAGCGCAGTTGCGGTGCGGATACCGGCATCATGGGGGTGGGCGAAGGTAAACGTTGGATCGGTCGGAGGGGCTCCGAGTGAGGTACTAGCTCACCTGTAGGAGTTATCGGATGTGGCGATGGTGGCGCAGGAACTTTAGCGGCGACGCATTCCGGGCAGCTCCAATCATAATTGGCCACATCTTCATTCACACCGACGcattcgaagtgataccaccgTTCACAATCGTCGCAACAAACCATTTCGTCACAGTCAGGAAGTTGGCAGAGCGGGCAGGATTGTTGCAGGGTAACGTCTGCGACAGCATCTTGGGTACGGGTCTTTCGTGGCATCTCCGATTGAatgaaaacgaaatttttaaattgttgcAGATGCAACAAGGAAACAGTTTTCCGTAAATTTAATCCGTATATTTAGCTTTACGCgattaaaaatttcgtttgtggGTTTCCTTTCGCTTACAggatttcttttcgttttcgtaGATGCTGAACTTATGTTCGTGGATGAAGTAAAAGAACTAATTCGGCAGGCTTTTATCTTTTCGCGAGTAGACACTTCCTCACTCTAACTTTACTTTAAGCACTGTAAATATGTTTTAACTTCTAGTGTATAAGGCCTTTTTAATTTAAGAACGATCTTTTAAATATAATCTATAATCAGATAAACACGATTTTATTAAACTTTGACCAACTCGTAGGAACTTTACGCAATCTTCTCCTTGATGACTCGACGTTTTTTCCTGGCGATTTGTTTTCTTCCGTAACAAACTGACACTGACAGATGGACCGTCTCTGCCAGCACAGTGAAGCGCCGCGTTCTCAACGTAATTTATGCGTAGGTACGGCGTTGCACGGAGGGCGTGCGCAACAACAACTCCCGTTGTTAATAGCCGTATATCGATTGCCTACAGCTCAAACGGCAGCGGATTGGTCAGTTTTATGGACTTAATTATAGTTTTAGTTAACAGAAACGGTCCCTGGTGGCTGGTGTATTTTGGCTATTACAATCTGTAATGATTCACATTGTAAATTTTCAGTTAGCCCATTTTAACGTATTTAAACTTACCTTTATTGGTCTCAAGTATGAGGGCAAGTCTTTCACCAACAGTTAACTGCAGAGCGGCAAATCGATTAAATTAGCTGAGGAAATCACGGTTCCACTCTCCATTACCAGCTGGAGCTCCCATGCACTGGGAAGCAAGGTTGTGCAACGCAGACTGCAACCGCATTTTTTTCTGATTATGCGCATCCAAATGTTTCTACATCGCCTGCTGTAGGAATCTTCCAAGCTTATTATTGGTTATTGTGGGTGAATTCTATGCTAAGTTATTTGTACAatagatttcgcagccagctgctaGAGTGCTAGGTCTAGGCTGCGGTCTTATTTCTAGAAGGAGCAACGGAAATAGCAAGCCATAATATTATTCACATTAGTTGGTTGTTTTTCAGAATTATAAAATCATTCTTAGTTACTCTTTCAGTTCAAGCAGATGTGgttttctcattttctcatAAGGCTATGGGTGGGCCATGGAACACAGCTGAAGACCCAAGATATGTCAAATCTGCCTTGAAGACTTCAAACTAATATGGGAAAAATAGGAATCAAAAAACTTATGAGACTTATTCTGACTGGAAGTTTAAGGGGGACTTTTACTGGTATACGAGATGCTGTGGAAGTTCATGGAGCTCAAAGGCATTGACTACGCAAAAAAGgcataaaatttaacaaaaacacATCTTTTTTTCAAGTGGGTCCAAACTTTTGCATAGCAGTGTAGCAGCAAAACTGCAATTCTAAAGTAAATAATGCAGATAAAATATGAAGACGGTAAAGATGTTGGAGCTGACGTTAGCGAAATGGAGAATTTGTTCGAGAAACTCGCGATCACTGGTCAAGAGCTCGACAACGGAGAACGGAGAGGAGTTGCTACCGCCAGTCTGAGGGTTTCTCCGACAGTGGCTCATCAGTATTAGACGGGTTTGTTTTCTGGGAGACGTGATTGATAACCGTTAACGCGATTGGTCTCAAGACATACAAATGAAGTGCCTGGCAAAGGGTGAGAATGTgaattccataacctctgttcattcaCTAACtcctcctatctctacctccatgtggtgccggctggggtacgtaACCTCGGTTATCgtcaagggcatggtgtgttgctatctctttctcatgtaggagtgaagagagcaactttcaaatggtcctcggtaaaggggaattcccagcaaattttttggttcctgtcaaaattaacattttggtacctatgcgtgggacatcgaaaatgtatgaatttgacagccacttcatcCCGTAGGTTATCGTACGGTTGTTATACGAAATTcatcgccgccttagtggtaccAGACCCAGAATAAATATAAAGACTCCGCTAACGAACAGAGCGAGCTGGTCAGTTACTGTTAAGTGTACAACACTGCTATCTACTGCGACCGTTAAACTGGCAGCACTAAACACCAAACTGTCAATTATATTTGCTATTTCTTTCCTTCCAAATGTGGCCTCTAAAAGTAATAAACAcgtctttcatttgattttatataaaacacTTTCTAGAGTTTTTTCCCCTCTGCGGCCCTTCCACAACTCTGTTAGTTACCggctgaccgtacagaacagcttaagtgatggactgaacattttgaaatactctcgagtttcaaatgtcagacacCAACATAAACGGACCCCCCAGTtaccttcgaggtacgatgctggtctaacaagcaagtcgtcatatgttcgaatctcggctaggcggtacttgctagatagtcagtaggatcgttacactggccccgtaattttcctacactcgaacagccggctgtgaagtctgtcgataaagaagagtaatgtctaatgatggatggtaaatggctgaataatgcgctccagaaccaccgagaggttccacagcctcttattcagcaactcctatctcgacctcctcgtgataccatccgggatacgttccttagtggaaatcggacaaccggtggaaactagggtcgtatgcggacagagaagggggcactaatGCGaaagctgaagtgtaaactctccgcctgcaggacggttctcttgactcccaggaaccaaagcagagggtccaaagcccctaaaggagatggttgtaatagctgttatctatggctattacgtaaaaatttgaatggataaacccctaatccaaggtgtgacgcgacccgtgccgagggatgaatggtggagggggttctataaattctctcgccgcaacggagcctgtggagtaccagggcgccctccacagcaatttgcccttgctgcatcaagccggtcactgatgcagtggacgatttcttaccttgcaagctctctctgccgaaaaacaaagaaacgaatgaggcggagaggagagtagtggaggagcaggacttgaacgatgcgctagcagaggttcagtcctgatcctcgtctatcctcaacacgtcgactcgttgtgagtcgacaaacgaatatgtggctccaactctctactcacgggtcgagattcactctgcctgatcttagactgtgtgctggagggtgggctgaaacaaaaggagagccgaacagttatggccagtaggatggctgtacaatcgctcaaacaatctataaaagaatatataacgtctagtatccacccctaggttactcaaaagttgctgagtctcaataagcgagatctcagcaagcttaccggtcttgtgacaggacattttccgagtaaatatcattttcggaatctcagtttcataCAAGATGTTATTTAacttcggaacacttgctctgctatccatcgtggagcacaaatagtacgcagactgcagtatctcaaaacggggagatctgattggcgtcgccgatcaggatactaggttcataaacctagtcatccctgattggcacatgtctcgctccagctaccagcctgtcacttcctcaataagtgataggtaagcttgaagcgtatagtataataataaaacggggcataccacaagagttcaaaataatggacgcagtggtaagagtacccaacagaggagagagAATGTCTAATGATGGTTGAGGCCACGGCTTTGCTTTAGACCAACCCCATCATAccccctgagttgtcttcccaggtgtctgatagcagatttctctATTCGTAAAAAAAGTCCCTAAAAAGGGAgatctaactgaatgcggtaccTGCCGtgacatcacgttgctctgtattactatCAAAGTATTCTGTAAAGTAATTCTCAATcgaatccaggagaagatcgacgctactctccggcggcagcaagctggtcGATCatatgtgtagaccatatcacaacgctccacattatattggagcagatcaacaaatgtcaggactctcttctgctggtgttcgttgacttcgaataAACATTTGATCGAcacaaccacgaaaacatttggGGCGCATTTGGGGGCGCACTAAGGCGTAGagaagttccagataagctagtcaaAATCATCGAAGCTCAGTacaaggcgttctcgtgcaagattttgcacaacggcgtcttATCCGACCCTttaaaagttaatattttttgaaacggtagttcttttacaattgacggagggacggtagaagaaagtaataaagtTTTAGAGTGAAAGAGAAAGAGCGGGACTGgactccagcgcctctatggttaaAAAAGCCTTgagtttataccgtctttagacattacgcttctttatcgacagacttcgcagccagctgttagtgtacaggacaattgcagggccagttgctacgatcctattgactctaacaacctctcccagccgagattcgaacacacgacgactggcttattaggccagcatcatacctcgaccTCGAGGTCAGCTGGGAGGCTTAacctattgttttcaaaagtagctagtgaaatatttaacaaaaaatgtttttgaatgtgtattttgagtattaaactgaaaaatggacaaaaaatgcaatggtccgaaaaagtatttttttagtGTTGctggtgaaacggacaatgtgtgggagTAAGATGGACAGATACATATTGTAAATCGTCCCAACTGAGAGCATAATATTATTTATGACTCTTagcaaattgaatacgtaaaatatggcgGTGTGGCGTGCAAAAACTGAAGGGAACagtatcgaaatttgaccttctgttttttatacgacagacttcgcaaccagctgttagaatacaggacagtgcggggtcagtgctacgatcctattgactctaacagcctctcccagccgagattcgaacatacgacgactggattaTTAGACCAgggtcttacctcgaggccaactgggagggaaTCAGGGGCTACCAATCGAAAATTATTTGGAAGTGGCAATATGAATAAGCATTCCAAAAGCTATTACATACCCagccgctgctaatttgttcGAAGTccacgtttgccggttaaattatcatttatatgcttgagatattacgaagaagcaaaatcaacaattttattataatactagctgacccgacaaacttcgtattgccacaaaataacctgtgttgtacagaaatcatgaatcttggatgatctttgtcacaatctcgagttttgcaagtttctgagaagttcaaccttagatgattcattttggcagttgactatgaaagcatcccaggtaattaataagcatcaccaatgctatttaaatgtagGCCAATGAGCATTAAAGTAGCcttaaatgctaattaaatgctatttcggcaaaatatacagctactttactgataaccttcttatagcgctgacaatgctaatttacagctaattaacgacacgaagaatttgaatacaattttagatgccaatttacaacacctatgcagtcaaaaacataatatacaacaacgtgcagtataaaataccagatacgctgatttgctgcttatgttaacccaggtaaccaataagcattaacataagcagcaaatcagccgcttattggcatatctggcattttatactgcatgttgttgtatattagctttttgactgcataggtgttctaaattggcatccaaaattctattcaaattcttcgtgtcagtaatcagctgcaaatgagcattgtcagcactataagaaggttagcagtaaagtagccgtatattttgccaaaatagcatttaagtagcatttaatgtgacttaaatgctaattggactgcatttgaatagcgtcggaaatgcttattggttacctgggaatgcttattagttaccaggattgggtagtttaatatacaaattatacagtaaagtagaaaacaactcccctgtcccctcattgcataaccagaaagcggatagtaatattcgccatgattgtacaacatttcgacgaatatcattttgcgaaaaacgtaaagtggaatgtaccatttcacggaaaacttttttgtggaaagtcccatttcgcgatcctctccttactcgctgtcgctcgttccaggaaacccaggtagacctagggaaacaaataaacctagacagtagtgatttctgcggggagttgcctccccccagtgggcggcgcttccgacaacgggtcaccggcaacactcgcagccgtctcgtcctgaatgatctaatgttactatagatagcttttgtggtcttgttattgactaatgttttatggaagagtctcgaatttctagagttcgattagtttttgagtttcgcaaaaaaatctgttttatttgtatgagagtccatatccccctaccacaggggtgagaggtctctaactatcataaaataaattcaagactccaaaatctcccacatgccaaatttggttccatttgcttgattagttctcaagttataaggaaatttgaatttcatttgtatgggaccccttcgctcccctcctaaacaggggaggggtcttaattcatcatagaaaaaatttctgccccctaaaagccccacatgccaaatttggttccatttgcttgattagttcttgagttatgaggaaatttgtttttcatttgcataggag is part of the Sabethes cyaneus chromosome 2, idSabCyanKW18_F2, whole genome shotgun sequence genome and harbors:
- the LOC128735954 gene encoding uncharacterized protein LOC128735954, coding for MPRKTRTQDAVADVTLQQSCPLCQLPDCDEMVCCDDCERWYHFECVGVNEDVANYDWSCPECVAAKVPAPPSPHPITPTGELVPHSEPLRPIQRLPSPTPMMPVSAPQLRSPRPPVTQPNAVSQEVDVDPDLVSKLPVQLRIQMLEEEAAIERKFLRRKYQLLFESSENNNHASQCNSSANIRESNSVRDPPVFHSSPMNDHRFNPPLFAPHASYQNRNVSGPVVGTREQQIRVPANVPQSLRNHCNSSAFDPVPTNHRSCIPTRYPPSTGQRACATSFARSQQFEHIPSSSLPNRHQHPHTSAFAPLAGRPRHMAQEHYPYESYDVPPTFGGTTLLNSSQIAARQAIAKELPIFSGDPEEWPLFFATYENSTNLCGYSPEENLARLQKCLRGRALEAVKCQLLHPTNLEQVLSTLEMLFGRPEIIVHSLLQKINALPSPREEHLGSLVDFALAVRNMVATIKVCELEEHLCNLTLLHDLTKRLPPMVRLNWATHRQSLRSVTVSDFSGWLYKLAEAASAVTLPDFSCSYDSKSRRGRKDDGFLNAHAETEQAFEHHEVSSCFICHRDCVAVEKCKKFLSSGLSDRWDILRKYKLCRSCLSNHRGPCQSGKLCGQNGCQYKHHRLMHNDAKDKFETSSQGPKQQTGTLQHTIADSSREAKPCNTHRGGSKPVLFQYVPVTLYSNGAKVNTYAFLDSGSSLTLMEEDLAKELNLRGEKHPLCLRWTADTCRYEKDATRVSLDISGTYHGCPKNSLTDVYTVKELKLPLQSLSMRKLADKYGYLNGLPIHSYDDVQPKLLIGMNNVHLVHALDSREGRQNEPVAVKTRLGWTIYGTCAPESTHAASCSYICFHYGDPEELLHETVKQYFTLDSLGIGARQNQLLSKEAEQALIKLRSTTMFLNGRYQVGLLWKYDDMRLPNNRSMALRRHHCLTKRLERDPELSKIVRSKMADYEHKGYIRKHTPEETRKTGDRTWYLPIFPVFNPNKPGKVRIVFDAAASFGGVSLNSVLMKGPDQLNDLLPVLYKFRERLVGLGGDVAEMFHQIRMKPKDEDSQRIVWCANEETMEPCDYVMQVVTFGATCSPSTAIFVLNENASRFAKEYPTAVDAIHHRHYVDDMLTSVDTEEEAITLANEVRYIHQQGGFYMRNWVSNSSVVLKSLDENPKHEKSMDMNSDLAMAKVLGMWWSTTEDVFRYKLCTDRNKDLLSGGKHPTKRDILRTLMAIYDPLGLIAHYLMYLKVLIQEVWRTKTGWDEKVEERELDKWHTWLHILPELESVEIPRCYCRPELSIAETNIELHTFVDASELGFSQFVAFRVGEILEATEVTEWRWLSSKVNVADDGTKWKNKPDLSSTSRWFQGPPFLWKSKEEWPESLLNVTETVEEVRPSMLHHTEGTIRTILLPQNFSSWYRLRRATAFVLRFVNNIRLRKHGQHPFIGPLSRQELLEAELFQIKRAQEEVYADELAILAAGVRRLHKKNSLFKLSPFIDVQGVLRINSRLSECDFLHENNKYPIVLPRDHPVTILVRDVHLRFHHQCHETGVNEVRKDYHIPRVRRVYDRVRRECQVCKLQRVAPVPPVMASLPKYRLAAFIRPFSYVGVDFFGPMLVVVGRHHEKRWGVIITCLTTRAIHLELAASLNTSSCIFALRNCFARRGTPIEIVSDRGTNFVGADKELKEAVVTLDQDKLMKEFTTPRTSWRFNPPAAPHMGGCWERLIQSVKKILAKVKPQRVPTEEMLRSYLIEVENIINSRPLTHVPVDDCSSPALTPNDILLGSSDGSKPLVQYNECPLALQRSWQASQALANLFWKRWITEYLPTLTRRTKWFYPVRPIAVGEIVIIVDPSLPKNCWPKGRVVSV